A genomic window from SAR324 cluster bacterium includes:
- a CDS encoding thymidine kinase, translating into MAKLYFYYSAMNAGKTTTLLQSSHNYVERGMNTFLLKPKIDDREGEEIIRSRIGLEAESHEFKKNDNLFHEISNRHKDDQLHCVLVDEAQFLSRDQVKELGEVVDRLKIPVLCYGLRTDFLGELFEGSKCLLAWADELREIKTVCYCGKKAIMTVRMNDEGKPVQAGEQIHIGGNESYVSMCRRHFKSSLGFSED; encoded by the coding sequence TTGGCAAAGCTTTATTTTTATTACTCCGCAATGAACGCAGGCAAAACCACAACTTTGCTACAATCCAGCCACAACTATGTTGAAAGGGGAATGAACACTTTTCTGCTCAAACCAAAGATTGATGATAGAGAAGGAGAAGAAATCATTCGCTCACGGATTGGACTCGAGGCTGAATCCCATGAATTTAAAAAAAATGATAACCTGTTTCATGAAATATCCAACCGGCATAAGGATGATCAGCTCCACTGTGTGCTGGTAGATGAAGCACAGTTCCTCAGTAGGGATCAGGTAAAGGAATTGGGAGAGGTGGTGGATCGATTGAAAATCCCCGTCCTGTGTTATGGATTACGAACCGATTTTCTTGGTGAGTTGTTTGAGGGAAGCAAGTGTCTGCTGGCTTGGGCGGATGAACTCAGAGAAATCAAGACAGTTTGCTACTGTGGTAAAAAAGCTATTATGACAGTTCGAATGAATGATGAAGGTAAGCCAGTACAAGCTGGTGAACAGATCCACATTGGTGGCAATGAAAGCTATGTTTCCATGTGCCGTCGCCATTTTAAATCAAGCTTGGGTTTCAGCGAAGACTGA
- a CDS encoding MOSC domain-containing protein codes for MSTRILSISTGRVLALALPNSHKGFPKTTRSAIVKSPVSSLQDPQSIVCQPMGLEGDEQANHSVHGGKDKAVYCYPAEHYPFWRDALKTTGDKLARMDQHGAFGENLTIEGLTEEQVYVGDVWQIEEVQFEIRAPREPCFKFNALMGDRLAGKKMFAEGLSGWYLAVLSPGVIRAGVQITVISGPREKSIAEVFKDLGRKTV; via the coding sequence ATGTCCACCAGAATACTCTCGATTTCCACTGGAAGGGTTTTGGCTCTTGCACTACCAAATTCTCACAAGGGATTCCCGAAAACAACAAGATCTGCGATCGTTAAGAGTCCAGTATCCAGTCTGCAAGACCCACAGTCGATCGTATGTCAACCGATGGGCTTGGAAGGAGATGAACAAGCGAACCACTCAGTACACGGAGGCAAGGATAAAGCAGTTTATTGCTATCCTGCAGAACACTACCCTTTTTGGAGAGACGCCCTGAAGACCACGGGGGATAAGCTGGCGCGGATGGATCAACATGGTGCTTTTGGAGAGAATCTGACTATCGAGGGGCTGACCGAAGAGCAGGTGTACGTTGGCGACGTCTGGCAGATTGAAGAGGTACAATTCGAAATCAGGGCACCGCGGGAACCATGTTTTAAGTTCAATGCGCTCATGGGTGATCGATTGGCAGGTAAGAAGATGTTTGCTGAGGGTCTGAGTGGTTGGTATCTCGCGGTGCTTAGTCCGGGTGTTATAAGAGCTGGTGTTCAGATTACAGTGATCTCAGGCCCCAGAGAAAAGTCGATTGCGGAAGTTTTCAAGGACTTGGGACGCAAAACGGTTTGA
- a CDS encoding cytidine deaminase, translating to MKDSLFADVGCALLSRSDQVYYGVCADSGSNTFCAEKAAIAAMITNGEYEIKRIVAVWKDEAGSVFVIPPCGNCRQLMRETDESNLEAEVILDADKTVLLKELLPYYDWWKKQR from the coding sequence GTGAAAGACAGCCTCTTTGCGGATGTAGGGTGTGCCTTACTTTCCAGAAGTGATCAGGTATATTACGGGGTGTGTGCTGATTCAGGATCCAACACATTTTGTGCAGAAAAGGCTGCTATCGCCGCTATGATTACTAACGGAGAATATGAAATTAAGAGGATTGTAGCTGTCTGGAAAGATGAAGCAGGATCAGTATTCGTGATTCCTCCCTGTGGGAATTGTCGTCAACTGATGAGGGAAACTGATGAGAGTAATCTTGAGGCCGAGGTGATACTAGATGCAGACAAGACGGTTCTTTTGAAAGAACTCCTACCCTATTATGATTGGTGGAAGAAACAACGATGA
- a CDS encoding dihydrodipicolinate synthase family protein — MRKLEGIIAPATTAFDAQGKIDLNACAEQFKWLEEAGCHGLAVGGSTGEGHTLDRKEFSQLLTSALKEVGSELPIIAGIIVNSTQEAIERGKLAKSIGADALQVTPVHYLFRPDDESMISHFRELAEKTEIPIIIYNVVPWTYLSPNLLCRILREVPNVIGVKQSAGDMKLLADLLEQSQSEDLIFTAVDALLYPSFQLGAKGAIAALLAACPHHCVKLWTASKNGKNEQALELHRQLLQVWNSTEHDLLPACVKFIQKLQGCPNSYPRRPMPYPSDLMQNSIKTALKNAGIEFNSR, encoded by the coding sequence ATGAGAAAATTAGAAGGAATCATTGCACCTGCAACAACAGCATTTGATGCTCAAGGTAAAATAGATTTAAATGCTTGTGCAGAACAATTTAAATGGCTGGAAGAAGCTGGCTGTCATGGCCTTGCTGTTGGTGGGAGCACAGGTGAAGGACACACTCTTGATCGTAAAGAGTTTAGTCAATTACTTACGAGTGCACTTAAAGAAGTGGGATCTGAACTTCCAATCATTGCTGGAATCATCGTGAACAGCACACAAGAGGCGATTGAGCGTGGGAAGCTTGCAAAATCTATCGGTGCGGATGCTTTACAAGTTACTCCAGTCCATTATCTTTTCCGGCCAGATGATGAATCCATGATCTCACATTTTAGAGAGTTGGCAGAAAAAACTGAAATCCCCATCATTATCTACAACGTAGTGCCTTGGACATATTTATCACCGAATTTACTATGCAGAATTTTGCGTGAAGTTCCCAATGTGATAGGGGTAAAACAAAGTGCTGGAGACATGAAACTTTTGGCTGATCTCCTTGAACAAAGTCAGTCAGAAGACCTTATATTTACTGCTGTTGATGCGCTACTGTATCCATCCTTTCAGCTAGGTGCTAAAGGTGCAATTGCAGCCCTATTAGCAGCTTGTCCCCACCATTGTGTGAAATTGTGGACTGCTTCCAAGAATGGGAAGAATGAACAAGCGCTGGAGTTGCACAGACAATTGCTACAAGTTTGGAACTCTACTGAACATGATCTACTGCCAGCATGCGTCAAGTTCATTCAAAAACTACAAGGATGTCCCAATTCCTACCCACGAAGGCCAATGCCTTATCCATCTGATTTGATGCAAAATTCAATTAAGACTGCCCTCAAGAATGCCGGGATTGAGTTTAATTCTCGTTAA